CGCATGCTGAAGTATTTTATCCAGAAAGCCATGGGGAGACGAGCTTTCAGGAAACCGCGCATCAGCATCTGCGTGCCGAGCGGAGTGACGGAAGTTGAGAAAAAAGCGGTGGAGGAGGCTACTTACCAGGCGGGCGCACGGGAAGTCATCCTGATAGAGGAACCGGTGGCTGCTGCGATCGGGGCGGGCATTGACATTACGCTTCCCTACGGAAGCCTGGTTGTCGATGTCGGAGGAGGAACAACCGATATTGCGGTGATCTCACTCGGTGATACGGTGGTATCCGCATCTATAAAAATTGCCGGCAATGACTTTGATGAGGCGATCATCCGGTATGTCCGGAAAGCGCATAATCTGTTTATCGGCGAACAGACGGCGGAAGCCGTTAAAGTCAGGATCGGGAGCGCTTATCCGCGCACTCAGACAGACACAATGGAAGTGAAGGGAAGGAATGTGATCACAGGTCTTCCGAAAACAGTCACCCTGACTTCGGAGGAAATACGCGAAGCACTGACGGATTCGACAACACAGATCGTGGAGGCGATTCACGGCGTGCTGGAGACAACTCCGCCGGAACTGGCCGCCGATATTGCGGAACGCGGAATTGTCCTGACCGGAGGCGGTTCGCTTCTGGCCGGATTGGAGGAACTGATCGAGGAAGCAACCGGCATTAATACAATGACAGCTGAAAACCCGTCGCATGCGGTTGCTGAGGGAACGGGCAGATATGCTGAAGTGATGGATAAGCTGGGAAAGATTTAGAGACTTATGCAGGATACGATAGAAGGATATGTGGAACACATTATTTTCCGCAATGAGGAGAATGGATATACAGTTTTTAATCTGATGACAGACGGATCGCCGCTTACCTGCACGGGAATCCTTCAGGGGGTTACAGAGGGCGAGAGCCTTGCAGTGAGCGGAGCTTATACGGAACACTCTCTGTACGGGCAGCAGTTCAAGGTGGAGGAATATGAGATCCGCGCACCCAAAGATGCGGCGGCGATCGAGAGGTACCTTGGATCCGGTGCGGTAAAAGGTATCGGAACTGCACTGGCAGCACGCATTGTCAGGCGTTTTGGGGATGAT
The Ruminococcus gauvreauii genome window above contains:
- the mreB gene encoding rod shape-determining protein, whose amino-acid sequence is MASVDIGIDLGTTSILVYAKGKGIVLKEPSVVAYDKDSDRVRAIGEEARQMIGRTPGNITAIRPLRQGVISDYLITERMLKYFIQKAMGRRAFRKPRISICVPSGVTEVEKKAVEEATYQAGAREVILIEEPVAAAIGAGIDITLPYGSLVVDVGGGTTDIAVISLGDTVVSASIKIAGNDFDEAIIRYVRKAHNLFIGEQTAEAVKVRIGSAYPRTQTDTMEVKGRNVITGLPKTVTLTSEEIREALTDSTTQIVEAIHGVLETTPPELAADIAERGIVLTGGGSLLAGLEELIEEATGINTMTAENPSHAVAEGTGRYAEVMDKLGKI